The sequence below is a genomic window from Sorangiineae bacterium MSr12523.
ACCGAGGCGGGGTTCTTCAATCTGGGGGTCGATTCGCTGATGTCCGCCGAGTTGCGCAAGCGGCTCGAGGTCGGGCTCGACCACCTGTTGTCCTCTACGGTGACGTTCGATCATCCCTCCGTCAGGTCGATGGTCGACCATCTGCTGCGCGAGTTGCCTTACCTCGAGGCACAGTCCGTGGTGCCGGCCATCACCGCTGCACGCGCTGTCCGCGAGCCCATCGCGGTCATCGGCATGGCCTGCCGTTTCCCAGGCGGCGCGAACGACATCGAGGCCTACTGGGCGTTGTTGCGCGACGGCGTCGACGGCACGAGCGACATGCCACCCGAGCGCTGGGACGTCGAGGCGTTCTACAGCCCCGAAAAGGGCGCGCCGGGCAAGATGGCCACGCGCCGCGCCGGCTTCTTGCGCGATGTTCCCTTCGACGGCTTCGACGCGGAGTTCTTCGGAATGGCCCCGCGCGAGGCGAGCGCCATGGACCCGCAGCAGCGGTTGCTGCTCGAGGTGGGCTGGGAAGCTCTCGAAGATGCGGGCTGCGTTCCCGCCCGCCTCGCGGCCAGCCGCACGGCGGTGATGGTCGGCATCGCCAGCTCGGACTACCTCGCCCTTCAACAGGCCGGCCCGGCGAGCCGGCTCGAACCCTACATGGTGACGGGGACGGCGCATAGCTGTGCGGCAGGCCGGCTCTCTTTCACCCTGGGGCTGCAGGGCCCTTGCCTCTCCATCGACACGGCGTGCTCCTCGTCGCTGGTTGCGACGCACCTGGGGTGCAAGTCGCTGCTCGATGGCGAAGCCGATCTCGCCCTCGTGGCGGGTGTGAACATGATGCTCGCGCCGGAGCCGTTCGTCTTTTTCTCGCAGGCCGGTGCGCTTGCGGCCGATGGCCGGTGCAAGACCTTCGATGCCTCGGGCGACGGTTACGCGCGCGGAGAGGGCTGCGGCGTGGTCGTGCTGAAGCGGCTCTCCGATGCCGTGCGAGACGGCGACCGGGTTCGCGCCATCGTTCGCGGCTCGGCGGTCAACCACGACGGGCGCACCAGCGCGCTCTCCGTTCCCAATGGACCCGCGCAAGAGGCGGTGATCCGGCAAGCAATCGCCAATGCCGGGGTCGATCCGGCGCGGGTTGACTATGTCGAGGCTCACGCCGCAGGAACACCGCTCGGCGATCCCATCGAGATGCAAGCGCTCGCCGCGGCCCTGGGGGAGCGGCGCTCGGGAAATCCCATCTTGGTCGGATCGGTGAAGACGAACATCGGGCACCTCGAGGCCAGCGCCGGCGTCGCGGGGCTCATCAAGGGGGTTCTCATTTTGGAGCGCGGCGAGATCCCGCCGCACCTCCATTTCCGCGAACCGAGCCCGCTCATCCCCTGGGAACGTCTCCCGGTGAAGGTTCCCGTCGAGCGAACCGCCTGGCGCGCCGAAGAGCCCCGCGTCGTCGGTGTCAGCTCGTTCGGCATGAGCGGCACCAACGCGCACGTCGTGCTCGAGCAGGCGCACCGGCCCGCGGAGACCGAGTCGCCGGCGCGCGCCCGTTGCCTGCCGCTCTCCGCGCGAAGCCCCGAGGCGTTGCGCGTGCTCGCCCAGCGCTACATCGAAGCGCTGGGCCGCGGGGAGCTCGCGCGCAGCGAGGACGTGGCCTTCACGGCGGGCGCCCGGCGCGAGCACCATGCACACCGCGTGGCCGTGGTGGGACGCACGCTCGAAGAGTGGACGGCTGCGTTGAAGCGATGGCTCGAGCAGCCGCCCGCTCCGGCATCGCAGGGCCGGCGCAAGTGGGTGTTCGTCTTCTCCGGCCTGACCACGCCGTGGCCGGGCATGGCCGCGGGCTTGCTGCGCGACGAGCCGGTCTTTCGGGATGCACTGAGCGCGTGCTCGGATGCAATCGCCAAGCACGCGTCGTTCTCCGTACGGGACCTGATTGCCCAAGGTCAGGTGCGCGCGGATTCCTTCGACCTCGTGCAGCCTGCGCTGTTCGCGATCCAAGTGTCCCTCGCGGCACTCTGGCGCTCGTGGGGCATCGAGCCCGAGGCCGTGGTGGGCCACAGCATGGGCGAGGTCGCGGCGGCCCACGTGGCCGGCGCACTCTCGCTCGAGGATGCGGCGCACGCGATCGTGGTGCGCAGCCAACTCATTCGCCGCGTCCAAGCGTCGGGTTCGCGCGGCGGAGCGATGGTCGTCGAGGTCCCGTACCAAGAGGCGCCTGCGCTGCTCGAGGAGCTCGGGGTCTCCGGCAGCGTGTTCGTCGCCGGTGCCAATGCACCTCGCATCACCGTGCTCTCCGGCGAGCCGCAGGCGCTCGAGGGCGTGCTGCAGGCGCTCAAACAGCGCAACGTGTTCTGCCAGCGCCTTGCCACCAACGTGGCGGGGCATAGTCCGGCGTTGCAGGCGCTCGAGGGCGACATGCTTCGCCAGCTCGCGACGTTGAAGCCACGGCGCCCCGAGGTGCCTTTTTTCTCGTCCGTGCCCGGGCAAGGGCCCGAGCCCGAGTTGGACGCGGCCTACTGGGCGGCGAACCTCGTTCGGCCGGTTCATCTCTGGCCTGCGGTGGAGCGCCTCTTGAACGAGGGCTTCGACGCCTTTCTCGAGCTCGGGGTGCATCCCTCGTTGATCAACCCCATCGAGCAGGGCCTGCACCAGGTGGGGGCCAAGGGCACCGTGCTCTCCTCGTTGCGCCGGCCCGAGGACGATCGCACGGCCATGATGCAGACGGCGGCAAGCCTCTTTGCGGCGGGCGCGCCCCTCGATTTCCGAAGCATGGGCTCGGCCGATGCGCGCGTCGTCGATCTGCCGAAGTACCCGTGGCAGCGCAAACGCCATTGGACCGCGCCCGTCGCAACTTCGTCCGAGGTGAGGCTGCCCCCGACGGCGCGGGCGCACCCGTTGCTCGGCGCGCGTCTCGTGTCTGCGCGGGCGTCGAGGGAGCATTTTTTCGAGGTCGCCTCGCCCGCGGACGGCTTGGCCCTCTGGCGAGACCATCGCGCGCATGGCGTGGGCATTCTGCCGCAAACGTCGCTTCTGGAAGCGGTGATCGCCGCGGCGGTGGAGGCCCTGAACGTGGGCTCCGTCGCCCTCGAATCATGGACGGTGCACGAGCCCGCGCGGCTGAGCGACGACGGCTCCGTCGAGGGGCAGCTCGTTCTCGTTCCGGGCGCGGACGACCGCATGCAGTTCGAGCTCTACGACGCGGCCCAACGGCTTTGCGCTTCCGGAGGGCTTCGCGCAGTCGCCGCGGATCCGCCCGTCGCCATGTCGCTGTCCGAGGTGCGCGCTCGCTGCCCGCGGGAGCTCACGGGCGGGCAGCACCTCGAGCAGCTCGAGGAGTGCGGCCTCGCGTATGGCGAAAGCTTTGCCGGGCTCGAACGCGTTTGGCGCGGCGATGGCGAGGCGCTCGGGCTCTTTCGCCTTCCCGACGGCGCCTCCGCGAATGCATTCCGCGTGCATCCGGCGTCCATCGAATTGGCCCTTCGCATCGGAGGCGTGCTTCCGGGCGAAGACCCTCGGATGCCCGTGCGCTTCGAAAACGTGCGCTTTCACCGCCGAATCACCGGCCGCCATTGCTGGCTCTACGCGCGGCACGAGCACGTGAGCATCCTCGACGACGCCGGGCGCGTCGCGCTGGAGGCGTCGGTCCATCTCGCGTCGGGGCCGCGCTCGCTGGTCGAGGCGTCGGCGGATCTCGGTGCGCGCGAGTGGCTCTACGACGTACAATGGAAGTCCGCACCGTCGCTGGAGCCGAAAGCAGGCGATGCGGGTGGAACGTACCTGGTGCTTGCCGATGCATCCGGCGTCGGCGATCGCCTCGCCCGCGAACTCGTGGCGCGCGGCCACGAGGTCCTCACCGCGCGGAGCGAGGATGACTGGCCGTCGCTCCTCGAGCGTGCGGGCAGCCGCTTGCGCGCGGTCGTGCACCTGTGGGGACTCGACGCGCCCGCCATGGAGGGCCTGACCGTCGACGCGCTCGATGCTGCGCAGCGCATTGGTTGCGGCACCATTCCGCCGTTGGTTCGCGCGCTCGCCGCGCAGAACGCCCGTGCGAAGTTGTGGTTCGTCACACGAGGCACCCAGCCCGCCTCCGCGCACCCGCCGAACGTGGTGCACGCACCGCTCTGGGGCATGGCGCGTGTGGTGGCGCTGGAGCACCCGGAGTGGTGGGGCGGCCTGGTGGACCTGGATCCGCGCCCTTCCCCCGACGAAGCCCGGGTCCTGCTCGGGGAGATTTTGCACTCGGATGGCGAAGACCAAGTGGCCTACCGCGATGGCGTGCGTCGGGTTGCCCGTCTCGCGCGCACCTCCGGCGACGAGCTTCCCATCGCTGCGACCTTTCGTGACGATGCGACGTACCTGGTCGTCGGCGGCGTGCGAGGGCTCGGTCTCGACCTCGCGGGGTGGATGGTCGAACGCGGCGCACGTCACCTGGTGCTCACCGGACGAACACCGCGCCCATCGGATCCGGCCATCGTTGCCCTCGAGCGCGCCGGTGCATCCGTGCGGGTGCGCGCGGCGGACGCCAGCGATGCGGCGAGCATGAAGACGCTCTTCGAAGAGCTCACGCGCGAGGGCCCGGTGCTCAAGGGCGTGATCCACGCCGCCGGCATCAACCGTGCGGCCACGCTCGCCGAGGTCGACCCTCCGTTGCTCGAAACCGTGCTTGCGGCCAAGTTGCGCGGCGGGTGG
It includes:
- a CDS encoding SDR family NAD(P)-dependent oxidoreductase — encoded protein: MSDASADLAMQKRTLLALKKLQAKVDALEHARNEPIAIIGAGCRFPGGVSDLESYRRLLREGRDAIVEVPKDRWDIDRWYDPDPDAIGKMYTRSGGFLQGPSVADFDARFFGITRREANAMDPQQRLLLEVSWEALEHAGLPPTRLAGSRTGVFVGISVSDYAFLSATAPSAIDPYTATGWGFAFSAGRISYVLGLQGPSMAVDTACSSSLVSVHLACQSLRAGECTTAIAGGVMLLLSPLSFVMLSRLRALSPDGRCKTFDAAANGIARGEGCGMIVLKRLSDAQRDGDRVLATLLGGAVQHDGASSNFTVPNGRAQQAVIREALAAARLTPADVGYVEAHGTGTALGDPIEMDALAAVYGEDRVAPLGVGSVKTNLGHLESAAGIAGLLKTVLAVQGGELFPHLHVREPSPHIAWERLPVRVADASTPWLPGRRVAGVSAFGMSGTNAHMLVAGVEDACAVESAVPAGSLYVLPLSAKSDEALRTIAQRYADVLAAGHTSVGDLCFTASTGRAHFEHRAAVVGTSAEDLREKLRALSANVPQPAAPATTTEQELAELYVKGAQIDWAAFHAGRGHRLCTLPSYPFERQRFWLTNEASPDVPVGPSVRRGELARKLHEAPARRRRDLLTAHVETAVRAVLALGPDEPLDTEAGFFNLGVDSLMSAELRKRLEVGLDHLLSSTVTFDHPSVRSMVDHLLRELPYLEAQSVVPAITAARAVREPIAVIGMACRFPGGANDIEAYWALLRDGVDGTSDMPPERWDVEAFYSPEKGAPGKMATRRAGFLRDVPFDGFDAEFFGMAPREASAMDPQQRLLLEVGWEALEDAGCVPARLAASRTAVMVGIASSDYLALQQAGPASRLEPYMVTGTAHSCAAGRLSFTLGLQGPCLSIDTACSSSLVATHLGCKSLLDGEADLALVAGVNMMLAPEPFVFFSQAGALAADGRCKTFDASGDGYARGEGCGVVVLKRLSDAVRDGDRVRAIVRGSAVNHDGRTSALSVPNGPAQEAVIRQAIANAGVDPARVDYVEAHAAGTPLGDPIEMQALAAALGERRSGNPILVGSVKTNIGHLEASAGVAGLIKGVLILERGEIPPHLHFREPSPLIPWERLPVKVPVERTAWRAEEPRVVGVSSFGMSGTNAHVVLEQAHRPAETESPARARCLPLSARSPEALRVLAQRYIEALGRGELARSEDVAFTAGARREHHAHRVAVVGRTLEEWTAALKRWLEQPPAPASQGRRKWVFVFSGLTTPWPGMAAGLLRDEPVFRDALSACSDAIAKHASFSVRDLIAQGQVRADSFDLVQPALFAIQVSLAALWRSWGIEPEAVVGHSMGEVAAAHVAGALSLEDAAHAIVVRSQLIRRVQASGSRGGAMVVEVPYQEAPALLEELGVSGSVFVAGANAPRITVLSGEPQALEGVLQALKQRNVFCQRLATNVAGHSPALQALEGDMLRQLATLKPRRPEVPFFSSVPGQGPEPELDAAYWAANLVRPVHLWPAVERLLNEGFDAFLELGVHPSLINPIEQGLHQVGAKGTVLSSLRRPEDDRTAMMQTAASLFAAGAPLDFRSMGSADARVVDLPKYPWQRKRHWTAPVATSSEVRLPPTARAHPLLGARLVSARASREHFFEVASPADGLALWRDHRAHGVGILPQTSLLEAVIAAAVEALNVGSVALESWTVHEPARLSDDGSVEGQLVLVPGADDRMQFELYDAAQRLCASGGLRAVAADPPVAMSLSEVRARCPRELTGGQHLEQLEECGLAYGESFAGLERVWRGDGEALGLFRLPDGASANAFRVHPASIELALRIGGVLPGEDPRMPVRFENVRFHRRITGRHCWLYARHEHVSILDDAGRVALEASVHLASGPRSLVEASADLGAREWLYDVQWKSAPSLEPKAGDAGGTYLVLADASGVGDRLARELVARGHEVLTARSEDDWPSLLERAGSRLRAVVHLWGLDAPAMEGLTVDALDAAQRIGCGTIPPLVRALAAQNARAKLWFVTRGTQPASAHPPNVVHAPLWGMARVVALEHPEWWGGLVDLDPRPSPDEARVLLGEILHSDGEDQVAYRDGVRRVARLARTSGDELPIAATFRDDATYLVVGGVRGLGLDLAGWMVERGARHLVLTGRTPRPSDPAIVALERAGASVRVRAADASDAASMKTLFEELTREGPVLKGVIHAAGINRAATLAEVDPPLLETVLAAKLRGGWILEQLTADLPLDFMVLLSSVAGTWGAASLGPYSAANHFLDALAHHRRAHGRAATSIGLGTWAGGGMGIALAEDPKLKKLFAQMGYAVMSPAPTLEILGRFTGTTATQRVLTNLDWTRFKPIFEAKRRRPLLDEIATENGEWSGPAAGELLTKMAAVSDHGERLVLLRGHVRARVAEAMGYEDARALRSDQGFFQLGMDSIMSVQLRMRLQTDLMQPLPPTMVFEHPTVAALTAFLLGAMPASSSTAPAPPPQAELAAPSGSSLSEDELVLQIAAELAELGVDLDA